The Acanthochromis polyacanthus isolate Apoly-LR-REF ecotype Palm Island chromosome 17, KAUST_Apoly_ChrSc, whole genome shotgun sequence genome has a window encoding:
- the zmp:0000001168 gene encoding signal-induced proliferation-associated 1-like protein 2 isoform X1 produces MQSDDLFIRKFRRQNVRPPIATVSFDPKREAGVVEWPPRRDGDGAEADSLTPSRVGLNLRAVGRGHIMQRSNSDVTLGDLDSSGKAGGKAARAVGEKVGAGAQGDSGVLLHREYGSLSSLERQTQVQEPIADDQGPLSPNALRFKDPFLLLGLQGNPPEPDGFFRGLSVSSGDSPKPAKPPKPEGLSKKSKPVPPQIPQPGPYDNIGGGAWVRNFAHYDVQSILFDLTEAATNRDSIGRKKNITSGASAASQLRPLSQSTPSSPAQGGGSNGGNADDPEQSLLLDEGDGNDNELLLSCPHFRNETGGEEQVGLGRSQGRRGLWSSLRTPNDAVSVLEEPRESHVQLQGKSNYFIEHADLGAHYYRKYFYMKEHQNFFGMDDRLGPVAISFRREEKEGTSGAQYNYRIIFRTTEMKTLRGSILEESVPSAARHTTPRGLSPKRLLEFIMPELNLHCLRLASNSPKVRDTLLKLDEQGLNFQRKVGVMYCRAGQSSEEDMYNNESSGPAFEEFLDLLGERVRLKGWEKYRAQLDNKTDSTGTHSLYTRYQDYEIMFHVSTMLPYTANNTQQLLRKRHIGNDIVTIVFQEPGALPFTPKSIRSHFQHVFIIVQVHEPCTDNTYYRVAVTRSKDMPLFGPLFPKGARFPRSPAFRDFLLAKAVNAENAAEKSEKFRSMATRTRQEYLKDLAENYVTTTPIDSSTKFPLLSLGGKRKDKLKGAKGAELHSAGALVWAVMVNSRDEWEAGEHKLPCLLGVSAESVVLIERCTRRVVFNCSCRDVIGWKAVTETKEGGPCLDIFYERGESVSITVMESQAEEIREVVQRLELVTRGCEALEVTPLRDGVGQPGFLMNEEGFVTELQRFCYAESGGLQLWARVVRLCGHSLVHLSPEERTRLLRTAHKIHITVIPPDENGKPRRSFSELYLKAIKDAECKPGEDQSGEAWVLDEREEEEEEEEEEAKEDEQKAGGVDELDTMEVQVEAEEGEDQPCDKEQSDRGQGSLLTPPSLPLLRATSLQDQPANQSQEGSTSQLTRSFSLERQPSYSDTCDGHVYDNVGVKERHIYENVGELRDATPDLILAVKPKVPLEDEQFMAAEFGDDKASASDSSLSSSRLSCVDRAERNSRALSLHNSITKILSETTDSTEEEWQSIADLATACRSILEALSREDRKAGDPSQGGADQTDGKLKDPKESDSPGHLEEKVSQLEAMLKKLQDDLQKEKEDKAVLQAEVQSLRQNNQRLQEESQSTVARLIKVTELLCNVNKPC; encoded by the exons ATGCAGTCAGATGACCTCTTCATCCGCAAGTTTCGCCGTCAGAATGTGCGGCCGCCTATCGCCACCGTCAGCTTTGACCCCAAGCGGGAGGCGGGTGTTGTGGAGTGGCCCCCCAGGAGGGACGGTGACGGGGCCGAAGCAGACAGCCTCACTCCGAGCCGGGTGGGGTTGAACCTGCGGGCGGTGGGCCGGGGCCACATCATGCAGAGGAGCAACAGCGATGTAACCTTAGGAGACCTGGACTCCTCCGGGAAGGCGGGGGGGAAGGCAGCTCGGGCGGTGGGTGAGAAGGTGGGTGCGGGGGCTCAGGGGGACTCAGGGGTGCTGCTACACAGGGAATACGGCAGCTTGTCGTCATTGGAAAGACAGACTCAAGTGCAGGAGCCAATCGCAGATGACCAGGGGCCCTTGAGCCCCAATGCCCTCCGCTTCAAAGACCCTTTCCTGCTTTTAGGCCTGCAGGGCAACCCTCCAGAGCCCGACGGATTCTTCCGGGGTCTGTCCGTTTCATCAGGAGACTCCCCAAAACCTGCGAAGCCTCCAAAGCCTGAAGGTCTCAGTAAAAAGTCCAAACCTGTCCCCCCTCAGATCCCTCAACCAGGTCCGTATGACAACATCGGGGGTGGAGCCTGGGTGAGGAACTTTGCCCACTACGATGTTCAGAGCATCCTCTTTGACCTCACAGAGGCGGCCACAAACAGAGACAGCATCGGACGGAAAAAGAACATCACCTCAGGGGCTTCAGCTGCCTCCCAGCTGCGCCCGCTCTCCCAGTCCACCCCGTCCTCACCTGCACAAGGCGGGGGAAGCAACGGGGGCAACGCAGATGACCCTGAGCAGTCGCTGCTGCTGGACGAAGGTGACGGCAACGATAATGAGCTCCTCCTCAGCTGCCCACACTTCCGAAATGAGACGGGAGGAGAAGAGCAGGTGGGTCTGGGTCGGTCCCAGGGCAGACGAGGACTCTGGTCCAGTCTCAGGACCCCCAACGATGCAGTTTCGGTGCTGGAGGAGCCCAGAGAAAGTCACGTCCAGCTGCAGGGCAAGAGCAACTACTTTATAGAACATGCCGACCTGGGAGCCCATTACTACCGCAAATATTTCTACATGAAAG AACACCAGAACTTCTTTGGAATGGATGATCGCCTCGGCCCGGTGGCCATCAGTTTCCGTcgagaggagaaggaaggaaccAGCGGAGCTCAGTACAATTACAGAATCATCTTTCGCACCACAGAG ATGAAGACACTGCGAGGTTCCATCCTGGAGGAGTCGGTGCCCTCTGCTGCCCGTCACACGACCCCCAGAGGTCTGTCTCCCAAGAGGCTGCTGGAGTTCATCATGCCTGAACTGAATCTGCACTGTCTTCGCTTGGCCTCCAACTCCCCCAAGGTCCGGGACACCCTACTGAAGCTGGACGAACAGGGG CTGAACTTTCAGAGAAAGGTCGGGGTGATGTATTGCCGGGCCGGGCAGAGCTCTGAGGAGGACATGTACAACAACGAGAGCTCCGGACCGGCGTTTGAGGAGTTCCTGGATCTGCTCGGGGAGCGGGTGCGGCTGAAGGGCTGGGAAAAATACCGAGCTCAGCTGGACAACAAGA cggATTCAACTGGAACACATTCCCTCTACACGCGCTACCAGGACTACGAGATTATGTTTCATGTGTCCACCATGCTGCCCTACACAGCCAACAACACGCAGCAG CTGCTGAGGAAGCGACACATAGGTAACGACATCGTGACGATCGTGTTCCAGGAGCCCGGCGCGTTGCCCTTCACTCCAAAGTCCATCCGCTCCCATTTCCAACATGTCTTCATCATCGTTCAGGTTCATGAACCCTGCACTGACAACACCTATTACAG GGTGGCCGTGACACGCTCTAAAGACATGCCATTATTTGGCCCTCTGTTCCCTAAGGGCGCCCGCTTCCCGCGCTCGCCGGCCTTCAGAGACTTCCTCCTGGCGAAGGCCGTGAATGCTGAAAACGCCGCAGAGAAGTCTGAGAAGTTTCGCTCCATGGCCACTCGCACGCGGCAGGAATACCTGAAGGACCTGGCGGAGAACTACGTGACCACCACGCCCATCGACTCCTCCACCAAGTTCCCTCTGCTCTCTCTGGGCGGCAAGCGCAAAGACAAGCTGAAGGGAGCCAAGGGGGCCGAGCTGCACAGTGCCGGGGCGCTGGTCTGGGCCGTGATGGTCAACAGCAGGGATGAGTGGGAGGCAGGGGAGCACAAACTCCCTTGTCTGCTCGGGGTGTCGGCTGAGTCGGTGGTGCTCATTGAGAGGTGCACTCGCAGGGTGGTGTTTAACTGCTCCTGCAGGGACGTCATCGGCTGGAAGGCAGTGACAGAGACTAAAGAGGGGGGGCCCTGCTTGGATATCTTCTATGAGCGAGGGGAGTCGGTGTCGATCACAGTGATGGAGAGCCAGGCAGAGGAGATACGAGAGGTGGTGCAGAGGCTGGAG TTGGTCACAAGGGGCTGCGAGGCTCTGGAGGTCACCCCCCTGCGTGACGGAGTGGGGCAGCCGGGCTTCCTGATGAACGAGGAGGGCTTCGTGACGGAGCTGCAGAGGTTCTGCTACGCCGAGAGCGGAGGCCTGCAGCTGTGGGCTCGCGTGGTGAGGCTGTGCGGACACTCGCTGGTTCACCTGAGCCCCGAGGAGAGAACTAGGCTGCTCCGCACTGCGCACAAGATCCACATCACTGTCATCCCACCGGACGAGAACGGGAAGCCTCGCAG GAGTTTCTCTGAGCTGTACCTGAAGGCCATCAAGGACGCAGAGTGCAAACCCGGTGAGGATCAGTCCGGAGAGGCCTGGGTGCTGGATGagagggaagaagaggaggaggaggaagaggaggaggcgaAGGAGGACGAGCAGAAGGCGGGTGGGGTCGACGAGTTGGACACGATGGAGGTGCAGGTGGAGGCTGAAGAGGGCGAAGATCAGCCGTGTGATAAAGAGCAAAGCGACAGaggtcagggctccctcctcacgcCGCCCAGCTTACCTTTGTTGCGGGCCACGTCTCTGCAGGACCAACCGGCCAATCAGAGCCAGGAGGGCAGCACCTCGCAGCTCACGCGCAGCTTCTCTCTGGAGCGACAGCCGTCCTACAGCGACACGTGTGACGG GCATGTGTACGACAACGTGGGGGTGAAGGAACGCCACATCTATGAGAACGTCGGGGAGCTGAGGGACGCCACACCTGATCTCATCCTGGCTGTCAAACCCAAGGTTCCCTTAGAGGACGAACAG tTCATGGCGGCTGAGTTTGGCGATGACAAAGCTTCGGCGAGTGACTCCTCTCTCTCATCCTCGAGGCTGTCATGTGTGGATCGAGCTGAAAGAAATTCACGAGCTCTTAGTCTTCACAACTCCATCACCAAGA ttcTCTCGGAGACCACAGATTCCACTGAGGAGGAGTGGCAGTCCATCGCTGACCTGGCCACAGCCTGCCGCAGCATCCTGGAGGCTTTGTCACGAGAGG ATCGCAAAGCCGGAGACCCCTCCCAAGGAGGAGCAGACCAGACGGATGGCAAGCTGAAAGACCCAAAGGAGAG TGACTCTCCAGGCCATCTAGAAGAGAAGGTGTCGCAGCTGGAGGCCATGCTGAAGAAGCTGCAGGATGACCTGCAAAAG GAGAAAGAGGACAAGGCGGTGCTGCAGGCCGAGGTGCAGAGCCTCAGGCAGAACAACCAGCGGCTGCAGGAGGAGTCGCAGAGCACGGTGGCCCGCCTCATCAAAGTCACCGAGCTGCTGTGCAACGTCAACAAGCCCTGTTAG
- the zmp:0000001168 gene encoding signal-induced proliferation-associated protein 1 isoform X2: MQSDDLFIRKFRRQNVRPPIATVSFDPKREAGVVEWPPRRDGDGAEADSLTPSRVGLNLRAVGRGHIMQRSNSDVTLGDLDSSGKAGGKAARAVGEKVGAGAQGDSGVLLHREYGSLSSLERQTQVQEPIADDQGPLSPNALRFKDPFLLLGLQGNPPEPDGFFRGLSVSSGDSPKPAKPPKPEGLSKKSKPVPPQIPQPGPYDNIGGGAWVRNFAHYDVQSILFDLTEAATNRDSIGRKKNITSGASAASQLRPLSQSTPSSPAQGGGSNGGNADDPEQSLLLDEGDGNDNELLLSCPHFRNETGGEEQVGLGRSQGRRGLWSSLRTPNDAVSVLEEPRESHVQLQGKSNYFIEHADLGAHYYRKYFYMKEHQNFFGMDDRLGPVAISFRREEKEGTSGAQYNYRIIFRTTEMKTLRGSILEESVPSAARHTTPRGLSPKRLLEFIMPELNLHCLRLASNSPKVRDTLLKLDEQGLNFQRKVGVMYCRAGQSSEEDMYNNESSGPAFEEFLDLLGERVRLKGWEKYRAQLDNKTDSTGTHSLYTRYQDYEIMFHVSTMLPYTANNTQQLLRKRHIGNDIVTIVFQEPGALPFTPKSIRSHFQHVFIIVQVHEPCTDNTYYRVAVTRSKDMPLFGPLFPKGARFPRSPAFRDFLLAKAVNAENAAEKSEKFRSMATRTRQEYLKDLAENYVTTTPIDSSTKFPLLSLGGKRKDKLKGAKGAELHSAGALVWAVMVNSRDEWEAGEHKLPCLLGVSAESVVLIERCTRRVVFNCSCRDVIGWKAVTETKEGGPCLDIFYERGESVSITVMESQAEEIREVVQRLELVTRGCEALEVTPLRDGVGQPGFLMNEEGFVTELQRFCYAESGGLQLWARVVRLCGHSLVHLSPEERTRLLRTAHKIHITVIPPDENGKPRRSFSELYLKAIKDAECKPGEDQSGEAWVLDEREEEEEEEEEEAKEDEQKAGGVDELDTMEVQVEAEEGEDQPCDKEQSDRGQGSLLTPPSLPLLRATSLQDQPANQSQEGSTSQLTRSFSLERQPSYSDTCDGHVYDNVGVKERHIYENVGELRDATPDLILAVKPKVPLEDEQFMAAEFGDDKASASDSSLSSSRLSCVDRAERNSRALSLHNSITKILSETTDSTEEEWQSIADLATACRSILEALSREDRKAGDPSQGGADQTDGKLKDPKERPSRREGVAAGGHAEEAAG, encoded by the exons ATGCAGTCAGATGACCTCTTCATCCGCAAGTTTCGCCGTCAGAATGTGCGGCCGCCTATCGCCACCGTCAGCTTTGACCCCAAGCGGGAGGCGGGTGTTGTGGAGTGGCCCCCCAGGAGGGACGGTGACGGGGCCGAAGCAGACAGCCTCACTCCGAGCCGGGTGGGGTTGAACCTGCGGGCGGTGGGCCGGGGCCACATCATGCAGAGGAGCAACAGCGATGTAACCTTAGGAGACCTGGACTCCTCCGGGAAGGCGGGGGGGAAGGCAGCTCGGGCGGTGGGTGAGAAGGTGGGTGCGGGGGCTCAGGGGGACTCAGGGGTGCTGCTACACAGGGAATACGGCAGCTTGTCGTCATTGGAAAGACAGACTCAAGTGCAGGAGCCAATCGCAGATGACCAGGGGCCCTTGAGCCCCAATGCCCTCCGCTTCAAAGACCCTTTCCTGCTTTTAGGCCTGCAGGGCAACCCTCCAGAGCCCGACGGATTCTTCCGGGGTCTGTCCGTTTCATCAGGAGACTCCCCAAAACCTGCGAAGCCTCCAAAGCCTGAAGGTCTCAGTAAAAAGTCCAAACCTGTCCCCCCTCAGATCCCTCAACCAGGTCCGTATGACAACATCGGGGGTGGAGCCTGGGTGAGGAACTTTGCCCACTACGATGTTCAGAGCATCCTCTTTGACCTCACAGAGGCGGCCACAAACAGAGACAGCATCGGACGGAAAAAGAACATCACCTCAGGGGCTTCAGCTGCCTCCCAGCTGCGCCCGCTCTCCCAGTCCACCCCGTCCTCACCTGCACAAGGCGGGGGAAGCAACGGGGGCAACGCAGATGACCCTGAGCAGTCGCTGCTGCTGGACGAAGGTGACGGCAACGATAATGAGCTCCTCCTCAGCTGCCCACACTTCCGAAATGAGACGGGAGGAGAAGAGCAGGTGGGTCTGGGTCGGTCCCAGGGCAGACGAGGACTCTGGTCCAGTCTCAGGACCCCCAACGATGCAGTTTCGGTGCTGGAGGAGCCCAGAGAAAGTCACGTCCAGCTGCAGGGCAAGAGCAACTACTTTATAGAACATGCCGACCTGGGAGCCCATTACTACCGCAAATATTTCTACATGAAAG AACACCAGAACTTCTTTGGAATGGATGATCGCCTCGGCCCGGTGGCCATCAGTTTCCGTcgagaggagaaggaaggaaccAGCGGAGCTCAGTACAATTACAGAATCATCTTTCGCACCACAGAG ATGAAGACACTGCGAGGTTCCATCCTGGAGGAGTCGGTGCCCTCTGCTGCCCGTCACACGACCCCCAGAGGTCTGTCTCCCAAGAGGCTGCTGGAGTTCATCATGCCTGAACTGAATCTGCACTGTCTTCGCTTGGCCTCCAACTCCCCCAAGGTCCGGGACACCCTACTGAAGCTGGACGAACAGGGG CTGAACTTTCAGAGAAAGGTCGGGGTGATGTATTGCCGGGCCGGGCAGAGCTCTGAGGAGGACATGTACAACAACGAGAGCTCCGGACCGGCGTTTGAGGAGTTCCTGGATCTGCTCGGGGAGCGGGTGCGGCTGAAGGGCTGGGAAAAATACCGAGCTCAGCTGGACAACAAGA cggATTCAACTGGAACACATTCCCTCTACACGCGCTACCAGGACTACGAGATTATGTTTCATGTGTCCACCATGCTGCCCTACACAGCCAACAACACGCAGCAG CTGCTGAGGAAGCGACACATAGGTAACGACATCGTGACGATCGTGTTCCAGGAGCCCGGCGCGTTGCCCTTCACTCCAAAGTCCATCCGCTCCCATTTCCAACATGTCTTCATCATCGTTCAGGTTCATGAACCCTGCACTGACAACACCTATTACAG GGTGGCCGTGACACGCTCTAAAGACATGCCATTATTTGGCCCTCTGTTCCCTAAGGGCGCCCGCTTCCCGCGCTCGCCGGCCTTCAGAGACTTCCTCCTGGCGAAGGCCGTGAATGCTGAAAACGCCGCAGAGAAGTCTGAGAAGTTTCGCTCCATGGCCACTCGCACGCGGCAGGAATACCTGAAGGACCTGGCGGAGAACTACGTGACCACCACGCCCATCGACTCCTCCACCAAGTTCCCTCTGCTCTCTCTGGGCGGCAAGCGCAAAGACAAGCTGAAGGGAGCCAAGGGGGCCGAGCTGCACAGTGCCGGGGCGCTGGTCTGGGCCGTGATGGTCAACAGCAGGGATGAGTGGGAGGCAGGGGAGCACAAACTCCCTTGTCTGCTCGGGGTGTCGGCTGAGTCGGTGGTGCTCATTGAGAGGTGCACTCGCAGGGTGGTGTTTAACTGCTCCTGCAGGGACGTCATCGGCTGGAAGGCAGTGACAGAGACTAAAGAGGGGGGGCCCTGCTTGGATATCTTCTATGAGCGAGGGGAGTCGGTGTCGATCACAGTGATGGAGAGCCAGGCAGAGGAGATACGAGAGGTGGTGCAGAGGCTGGAG TTGGTCACAAGGGGCTGCGAGGCTCTGGAGGTCACCCCCCTGCGTGACGGAGTGGGGCAGCCGGGCTTCCTGATGAACGAGGAGGGCTTCGTGACGGAGCTGCAGAGGTTCTGCTACGCCGAGAGCGGAGGCCTGCAGCTGTGGGCTCGCGTGGTGAGGCTGTGCGGACACTCGCTGGTTCACCTGAGCCCCGAGGAGAGAACTAGGCTGCTCCGCACTGCGCACAAGATCCACATCACTGTCATCCCACCGGACGAGAACGGGAAGCCTCGCAG GAGTTTCTCTGAGCTGTACCTGAAGGCCATCAAGGACGCAGAGTGCAAACCCGGTGAGGATCAGTCCGGAGAGGCCTGGGTGCTGGATGagagggaagaagaggaggaggaggaagaggaggaggcgaAGGAGGACGAGCAGAAGGCGGGTGGGGTCGACGAGTTGGACACGATGGAGGTGCAGGTGGAGGCTGAAGAGGGCGAAGATCAGCCGTGTGATAAAGAGCAAAGCGACAGaggtcagggctccctcctcacgcCGCCCAGCTTACCTTTGTTGCGGGCCACGTCTCTGCAGGACCAACCGGCCAATCAGAGCCAGGAGGGCAGCACCTCGCAGCTCACGCGCAGCTTCTCTCTGGAGCGACAGCCGTCCTACAGCGACACGTGTGACGG GCATGTGTACGACAACGTGGGGGTGAAGGAACGCCACATCTATGAGAACGTCGGGGAGCTGAGGGACGCCACACCTGATCTCATCCTGGCTGTCAAACCCAAGGTTCCCTTAGAGGACGAACAG tTCATGGCGGCTGAGTTTGGCGATGACAAAGCTTCGGCGAGTGACTCCTCTCTCTCATCCTCGAGGCTGTCATGTGTGGATCGAGCTGAAAGAAATTCACGAGCTCTTAGTCTTCACAACTCCATCACCAAGA ttcTCTCGGAGACCACAGATTCCACTGAGGAGGAGTGGCAGTCCATCGCTGACCTGGCCACAGCCTGCCGCAGCATCCTGGAGGCTTTGTCACGAGAGG ATCGCAAAGCCGGAGACCCCTCCCAAGGAGGAGCAGACCAGACGGATGGCAAGCTGAAAGACCCAAAGGAGAG GCCATCTAGAAGAGAAGGTGTCGCAGCTGGAGGCCATGCTGAAGAAGCTGCAGGATGA